One genomic segment of Sparus aurata chromosome 24, fSpaAur1.1, whole genome shotgun sequence includes these proteins:
- the LOC115577118 gene encoding uncharacterized protein LOC115577118, which yields MAEEGSVYELEGLEKQLQSLLGRYTSDELRADNKPFCSDFCKLVEEHASRWQVPLPQLRILDVALSYFTRASTFFASNCDHVLHTLSSLALSVFELLLFFDQKDLHQEPLKHFTVTFQECHLALARHQNVHLLQVESLVRSGGPWACPALQAILSESSLPQSEVDGCISSELPVFLELRVRYLLSCERVSEAMALAKCCAWHPTAGQHLFFLQVYLTWLFKTSQHDSLHKEVADFNGKDAIHIICSLEGEEKDDLLLALSRAFLSQQLRKGDMYYLCDLVFIWSKLHHRLKTSKEALLEEIRELMLSATNVNTIFPFIRAILQEVGEDGIQFCVELCVNALGSCLPCDVITKSLIYKTIASLLPNDLEVCRACALLVFFVERTVEAYKIVYLLYMHPDQEYHVELSPIRNHVRFETLQVLKKDLYFDPEFWNLIALRTNCLKLMSEKVVSAALEEIMEDEWILNYCTKEPALRSRKSVCQKGRKGALQASAKKRHHKEDTDMATKRFKVGPGKTRLSVDHTVKRKGNHGSRHLKDVSSEPLRRSFWQLERLRDNGGYGEHRRTTRLSEKNPPKRRIRKPKWLLEDSGTLEENNVPQKIKRHGLRLQRHHQLSVEKTSETGQIKSDAKHNSHLMARENNSKHQKGLSLDSLQPANPPQVILELSLPDNELMGSFIEDTCHRQRGFPQVLLYRPTVKIPATSQPVKTVHRKEVVLRARDATMFLQQLHCYARRPKGKGNGLNIQGSVSTITRSSVQGSPPKSPHGEIIEKPEFPSHTPAAEVTESPVLEKVQTQKAVSRKTSSPRELSEKSAVRVNDPVSSQTRATGKVLQTRTRELHKKSEMKLANASQISAATEVTESPMLDKALQAQTRELCEESAVEMKVTIASQAPTVGKVTQSPGLDKISKTQTVKDSSKITTSAELLQTVHTNQTGGGEENPSKIGAADPMLPDVVHRDGKQLELNSQAEIGYPEVHTTVGNSMSEVDVSPKPSENDTTPGGTRVARPRDQDNINDISALTLVTEMVTELAPEKLAHKQPPPEESSSEEARAGSKAKVPHKSHTTSSCSVPYLGASAVADVQGMTEGIHYFDPETSENSEPIETEESRLEYCCTFCNKVFKGSRVVAHAMFHYRRDECMFCGTMFKDDLLAMMHLSNHIEKLKRSKELPANKAQENCVSDTKDFSTPETSAKDKTTNMSSGRRSRGRPRKSAVSPNSISLPDSTPTGPRKLRSNDKPMDGPSLPEKKQNAPKHLNSQTPVHKVNGHIGKKKEPDRRKKDTVHSAAKLPRRKQEITEDGTSDGAENPRLQENRDTEMYSTTSVQVVKDFSCSTDNKIKKTGSLKVPKTSIKQNGKEKHVDPQEKVCCPVDGCGWFTDLSKNRVALLYHALNDHDGEVRPLQLAFRIGNNKCSICMRVLWSFEHFQHHVERHRLSPRHPCPHQGCTARFKTGMEMRRHARRHIPLQAVCCLPGCSQLFICLWALNLHEREHYASKSTKPNKITNEQTGGKHNNTPTVKKQLDHKPTDETATTTVTKTVSFKATRKSRGQAAHNQELKGSNETKDSDVLKNLSNKHTSTQPSGPSLRLRQTFKKMKAKNTALKSHKVLSSSLLRHNIKVRHKFKKRQVKVNSQGPKRRGRPPKSKKAVHDENITTGQDSQETEQKSPTQPTGPSKAAGTSNVKEEVKEKEKSQQVRDVVKTTETSISESKSKKSTSKQIKKDPVKQRGVSHNTSKPGVTVKSSNQSTTTTSADKTQKSTVDKVKKIHKVKKRSATEEIGTASSDSSKSKKQKVTNGKANTKMKKKCHPTEQDSASKKPAESNSAVPQVEPKTAAAPIEHSADEDGKANAENTDSTQNSSGNSVPAVQGNGINEITATPTISGEKTHKVTTEEKSKKSHITKKEGKKEKGSRTASSGSGKTKKRHNDTNKKEEKKLVKERRPCKDASKTLKKTGSPDVEGKAKEETLNAALDNSGSSVSVTTAGGVNDTTSQLPAPEKDTQKAAKKEKSKKPHVPKNLDPNKANKKRKVVHKEGETKTVKKKCKVQAAPSVLKAAKSNAKVKPATVPSSVAEDGNVSAETPQSPSNCPGYSMIMNGQASTEDSKSTVCKEALAEYGKKPYMRPPPTAYLDERYTTMPKRRKAMSFSPPSQRSVEQVKVTTALQRQRCANCFATFNSAEDLQSHLQQQKCSNIFGFDSDDEGFTIE from the exons ATGGCGGAGGAGGGCAGTGTGTACGAGTTAGAGGGGCTTGAAAAACAATTACAGAGTTTGTTGGGCCGCTACACAAGTGATGAGCTGCGAGCCGATAACAAACCCTTCTGCTCTGACTTTTGCAAG CTGGTGGAGGAGCATGCATCTCGCTGGCAGGTGCCGTTGCCTCAGCTCAGGATCCTCGACGTAGCTCTCAGCTACTTCACGCGAGCCTCCACCTTCTTTGCATCAAACTGTGATCATGTGCTCCACACACTCAGTAGTCTGGCCTT GAGTGTTTTTGAGTTGCTGCTGTTCTTTGACCAGAAGGACTTACATCAGGAGCCACTGAAACACTTCACTGTTACATTCCAG GAATGTCATTTGGCCCTTGCAAGGCATCAGAATGTTCACTTACTTCAGGTCGAGAGTTTGGTTCGGAGCGGCGGGCCTTGGGCCTGCCCAGCCTTACAGGCAATCCTCAGTGAGTCCAGTTTACCTCAGAGTGAAG TGGATGGGTGCATTAGTTCCGAGCTGCCGGTGTTCCTTGAGCTCCGGGTGCGCTACCTCTTATCCTGTGAGCGGGTCAGTGAGGCTATGGCCCTGGCTAAGTGTTGCGCTTGGCATCCCACAGCAGGACAACACTTGTTCTTCCTCCAGGTCTACCTCACGTGGCTTTTCAAAACCTCACAGCATGACAGCCTACACAAAGAG GTGGCTGACTTCAATGGTAAAGATGCAATTCACATCATCTGTAGTTTGGAGGGTGAGGAAAAGGATGATTTGCTGCTAGCCCTCAGCAGAGCCTTCCTCTCCCAGCAGCTTCGTAAGGGAGACATGTACTACTTGTG TGATCTTGTCTTCATATGGAGTAAACTTCATCATCGGTTGAAAACATCCAAGGAAGCTCTACTTGAGGAGATTCGGGAGCTGATGCTGTCCGCCACCAATGTCAACACAATCTTCCCATTCATCAGAGCCATACTGCAAGAA GTTGGTGAAGATGGAATCCAGTTCTGTGTGGAGCTTTGTGTTAACGCCCTGGGGTCTTGCCTTCCCTGTGATGTTATCACCAAGTCCCTAATCTACAAAACCATTGCGAGCCTGCTGCCCAATGACCTAGAGGTTTGCCGGGCTTGTGCTCTTCTTGTCTTCTTCGTGGAACGCACTGTTGAGGCCTACAAGATTGTGTACCTGCTTTACATGCATCCTGATCAGGAGTACCATGTGGAGCTCAGCCCCATCAGAAATCATGTTCGCTTTGAAACTCTGCAG GTCTTAAAGAAAGACCTGTATTTTGACCCTGAGTTTTGGAACCTCATTGCTTTGCGGACCAACTGTTTGAAGCTCATGAGTGAGAAAGTAGTCAGTGCTGCTCTGGAAGAAATCATGGAGGACGAATGGATCCTTAACTACTGCACCAAAGAACCTGCTCTCCGATCAAGAAAATCAGTGTGTCAGAAAGGACGTAAAGGGGCACTTCAGGCATCAGCTAAGAAGCGGCACCATAAAGAGGATACTGACATGGCAACGAAAAGATTCAAGGTGGGCCCAGGAAAAACACGTCTAAGTGTTGACCACACTGTAAAGAGGAAGGGCAACCATGGGTCACGACATTTGAAGGACGTGTCATCGGAACCTTTAAGGCGCTCATTTTGGCAGCTGGAAAGACTACGGGACAATGGGGGGTATGGAGAACATAGACGCACCACACGACTGTCAGAGAAGAACCCACCAAAACGCAGGATTAGGAAACCCAAGTGGCTTCTTGAAGACTCAGGAACTCTTGAAGAGAATAATGTTCCTCAGAAGATAAAGAGACACGGGTTGAGACTTCAAAGGCACCATCAGTTATCTGTTGAAAAGACATCTGAAACTGGTCAGATCAAGAGCGATGCAAAACACAACTCTCATTTGATGGCAAGggaaaacaacagcaaacaccAGAAAGGACTTTCTCTGGACTCTCTTCAACCAGCCAACCCTCCACAAGTAATTCTTGAGCTCTCCTTACCAGACAATgagctgatgggctcatttatCGAGGACACTtgccacagacagagagggttcCCTCAAGTGCTTCTTTACAGACCTACAGTGAAGATTCCTGCCACATCACAACCTGTGAAGACTGTGCATCGCAAAGAGGTTGTTCTTAGAGCGCGGGATGCAACTATGTTTTTGCAACAGTTGCACTGCTATGCTCGGCGGCCAAAAGGCAAAGGTAATGGGTTGAATATTCAAGGCTCGGTATCAACAATCACCCGCTCTTCTGTGCAAGGAAGCCCTCCAAAAAGTCCACATGGAGAGATCATTGAAAAGCCTGAATTTCCCTCTCATACACCAGCAGCAGAAGTTACAGAATCCCCAGTTTTAGAAAAAGTTCAAACTCAAAAAGCAGTCTCACGAAAGACATCCTCACCAAGAGAGCTCTCTGAAAAGTCTGCTGTTAGAGTGAATGACCCTGTTTCCTCACAAACACGAGCCACAGGAAAAGTTCTGCAAACCAGGACAAGAGAGCTCCATAAAAAGTCTGAAATGAAACTTGCCAATGCTTCACAGATATCAGCAGCAACTGAAGTGACAGAATCCCCAATGTTAGATAAGGCCCTGCAAGCTCAAACAAGAGAGCTCTGTGAAGAGTCTGCTGTTGAGATGAAAGTCACTATTGCCTCACAAGCCCCAACAGTGGGTAAAGTGACTCAATCCCCAGGTTTAGATAAGATTTCTAAAACTCAGACTGTAAAAGACTCTTCAAAAATCACAACTTCAGCCgaactgctgcaaactgtacACACCAATCAGACAGGTGGTGGTGAAGAAAACCCTTCAAAGATTGGAGCGGCTGATCCCATGCTTCCAGATGTCGTTCATAGAGATGGGAAACAACTTGAATTGAACTCTCAGGCTGAAATTGGTTATCCAGAGGTCCACACCACTGTCGGCAACAGCATGTCTGAGGTGGATGTTTCACCCAAACCTTCAGAAAATGACACAACCCCTGGAGGAACAAGGGTCGCTAGACCTAGAGATCAGGACAATATTAATGACATATCTGCTCTGACATTGGTAACTGAAATGGTGACTGAACTTGCACCTGAGAAACTTGCTCACAAACAACCACCACCAGAGGAGAGTTCCTCCGAGGAGGCAAGAGCTGGAAGTAAAGCTAAAGTTCCTCACAAATCACATACtacctccagctgctctgtacCATACCTTGGGGCCTCTGCAGTTGCAGATGTGCAAGGGATGACGGAGGGAATTCATTATTTTGATCCAGAAACATCTGAGAACAGTGAACCTATTGAAACAGAAGAATCCAGGTTGGAATACTGTTGTACTTTCTGCAACAAGGTCTTTAAGGGAAGTCGTGTTGTAGCACATGCTATGTTCCATTATCGAAGAGATGAGTGCATGTTCTGTGGCACAATGTTCAAAGATGACCTCCTTGCCATGATGCACCTGTCCAATCACATTGAGAAGCTAAAGAGGAGCAAAGAGTTGCCTGCAAATAAAGCCCAAGAAAACTGTGTCTCTGACACCAAAGATTTCTCTACACCTGAGACCTCTGCCAAAGACAAGACCACAAACATGTCTTCTGGGCGCCGCAGTCGTGGGAGACCAAGGAAATCTGCTGTCTCTCCTAACTCAATAAGTCTTCCAGATTCAACCCCAACTGGACCCAGAAAATTAAGATCCAATGACAAGCCCATGGATGGTCCTTCTTTaccagaaaagaaacaaaacgcGCCGAAGCACCTTAATAGTCAAACTCCTGTTCACAAGGTCAATGGGCATATTGGCAAAAAGAAAGAGCCTGACAGACGGAAAAAGGACACTGTACACTCTGCAGCTAAGCTGCCACGTAGaaagcaggagatcactgaagATGGAACAAGTGATGGTGCTGAGAATCCCAGGTTGCAAGAAAACCGAGACACAGAAATGTATTCCACAACGTCAGTTCAGGTGGTCAAAGACTTCAGCTGTTCTACcgacaacaaaataaagaagaCAGGATCTCTGAAGGTCCCAAAGACTTCCATAAAACAAAATGGGAAAGAGAAACATGTGGATCCCCAAGAGAAAGTTTGCTGTCCTGTGGATGGTTGTGGTTGGTTCACAGACCTGTCAAAGAACCGCGTCGCACTCCTTTACCATGCTCTCAATGATCACGATGGTGAGGTCAGACCTTTACAACTGGCGTTCCGTATCGGAAACAACAAGTGTAGTATCTGCATGAGGGTTTTGTGGAGTTTCGAACATTTTCAGCACCACGTTGAAAGACACAGACTCAGTCCTCGCCATCCTTGTCCTCATCAAGGTTGTACCGCCAGGTTCAAAACCGGAATGGAAATGAGACGGCATGCGAGGAGGCACATTCCGCTGCAGGCAGTGTGCTGCCTCCCTGGTTGTTCTCAACTATTTATTTGTCTCTGGGCACTGAACCTTCACGAAAGAGAGCACTATGCTTCCAAATCCACTAAACCCAACAAGATTACAAATGAGCAAACAGGTGGCAAACATAATAACACTCCGACTGTGAAGAAACAACTGGATCATAAGCCAACAGATGAAACTGCTACCACTACTGTAACTAAAACTGTGAGCTTCAAGGCTACTCGTAAATCAAGAGGACAAGCTGCACATAACCAGGAGTTGAAAGGGAGCAATGAGACCAAAGACTCAGATGTCTTGAAGAATCTCTCTAACAAGCACACCTCCACACAGCCCTCTGGCCCTAGTCTGAGATTAAGGCAAACGttcaaaaaaatgaaagcaaagaATACAGCACTCAAAAGTCACAAAGTCCTCTCGTCATCATTGTTGCGACACAATATCAAAGTAAGGCATAAGTTTAAGAAAAGGCAGGTCAAAGTAAACAGTCAAGGTCCTAAAAGAAGAGGGCGCCCACCTAAGTCTAAGAAAGCTGTGCATGATGAAAACATTACTACTGGTCAAGACAGTCaggaaacagaacagaagagCCCCACTCAGCCCACAGGCCCCTCTAAAGCAGCAGGGACCTCAAATGTGAAAGAGGAGgtcaaagagaaagaaaagagtcaGCAGGTTCGAGATGTAGTCAAAACTACAGAAACATCAATTAGTGAATCGAAGTCGAAGAAATCAACAAGCAAGCAGATAAAGAAAGATCCTGTGAAACAGAGGGGGGTCTCACATAATACCTCCAAACCTGGAGTGACAGTTAAGAGTTCAAATCAAtcaaccaccaccacctcagCAGATAAAACACAGAAGTCAACTGTTGACAAAGTGAAGAAAATCCATAAAGTGAAAAAACGCTCTGCGACAGAAGAAATTGGAACGGCTTCTTCAGACTCGAGCAAGTCAAAGAAGCAAAAGGTTACAAACGGCAAAGCCAAcacaaagatgaagaaaaaatgtCATCCTACAGAACAAGATTCTGCCTCAAAAAAGCCTGCCGAGTCAAATTCTGCTGTCCCACAGGTTGAGcccaaaacagcagcagcaccaatAGAACATTCTGCTGATGAGGATGGAAAAGCAAACGCAGAAAACACAGACTCGACACAAAACTCCTCTGGTAACTCTGTGCCTGCAGTTCAGGGTAACGGTATTAATGAGATAACTGCAACACCCACAATctcaggagaaaaaacacacaaggtaacaacagaagaaaagtCAAAGAAGTCACACATCAcgaaaaaggaaggaaagaaagaaaagggttCTCGTACTGCTTCTTCAGGCTCAGGCAAGACAAAAAAGAGGCACAACGATACGaataaaaaggaggaaaaaaaattggtCAAAGAAAGACGACCCTGCAAAGATGCAAGCAAAACCTTGAAAAAGACAGGCTCTCCTGATGTGGAAGGTAAAGCAAAAGAAGAAACCTTGAATGCAGCACTCGACAACTCTggctcctctgtctctgttacCACAGCTGGCGGCGTAAATGACACGACTTCTCAACTCCCTGCTCCTGAAAAGGACACGCAGaaagcagcaaaaaaagaaaaatcaaagaaGCCCCATGTCCCTAAAAATTTGGACCCcaacaaagcaaataaaaagcGCAAGGTTGTTCATAAAGAAGGTGAAACAAAGACCGTCAAGAAAAAATGCAAAGTTCAGGCTGCTCCATCAGTACTTAAGGCTGCAAAGTCAAATGCTAAGGTCAAACCAGCGACCGTGCCGAGCTCTGTAGCCGAGGACGGAAACGTTTCAGCGGAAACACCACAATCTCCAAGTAACTGCCCTGGTTACTCTATGATAATGAACGGACAAGCGTCAACTGAAGATTCCAAATCAACAGTGTGTAAGGAGGCTCTTGCAGAGTACGGTAAGAAGCCCTACATGCGTCCACCACCCACAGCATACCTGGATGAGAGGTACACCACCATGCCGAAACGAAGGAAGGCGATGTCGTTTTCGCCGCCATCTCAGAGAAGTGTTGAGCAGGTCAAGGTGACGACAGCTCTGCAGAGACAACGCTGTGCCAACTGTTTCGCCACGTTCAACAGTGCTGAGGATCTTCAGAGtcacctccagcagcagaagtgCTCAAACATCTTTGGGTTTGACTCTGATGACGAGG GATTCACAATAGAGTGA